Proteins found in one Nitratiruptor sp. SB155-2 genomic segment:
- a CDS encoding uracil-DNA glycosylase has product MQYRQLKILYTLYQNQWLGSEYMDPIDLETNIPLSLPNDLEALRAIVLECHLCDLSKTRKNVVFGEGNPHAKLMFIGEGPGATEDETGRPFVGRAGQLLTKMIENVLEIPRSEVYIANIVKCRPPNNRVPTPQEAQTCIPYLFKQIEIINPEILVALGATSYRWLTGDNTPISKVRGQVISFRGKKLIPTFHPSYLLRNPSKKKEAYEDLLKIKEML; this is encoded by the coding sequence ATGCAATATCGACAACTTAAAATTCTTTATACACTATATCAAAATCAATGGTTAGGCAGTGAATATATGGATCCTATCGATTTGGAAACGAATATACCTCTTTCTTTACCCAATGACCTGGAAGCTCTTCGTGCCATAGTTTTGGAATGCCACTTGTGTGATTTAAGCAAGACACGAAAAAATGTTGTTTTTGGAGAAGGCAATCCTCATGCAAAACTGATGTTTATCGGTGAAGGTCCAGGAGCCACAGAAGATGAGACGGGAAGACCCTTCGTAGGAAGAGCGGGACAGCTTTTAACGAAAATGATTGAAAATGTTCTGGAAATCCCAAGAAGCGAAGTGTATATTGCGAACATCGTAAAATGCAGACCTCCAAACAACAGAGTCCCCACCCCACAAGAAGCCCAAACTTGTATCCCATACCTTTTTAAACAGATAGAGATCATCAATCCAGAAATTCTCGTTGCTCTTGGCGCTACCAGCTATCGCTGGCTCACAGGAGATAACACGCCTATATCCAAGGTACGGGGACAAGTCATATCCTTTCGTGGGAAAAAACTGATTCCCACATTTCATCCAAGTTATCTATTGCGTAACCCATCCAAGAAAAAAGAGGCTTATGAGGATCTATTGAAAATCAAAGAGATGTTATGA
- a CDS encoding class II SORL domain-containing protein: protein MPTINRYVDISEIDREAKKDYIDRHSPFVICDSTAKKGEKFQVKVRVGNEYSHPDDFDHYIAYVQLWDGERLLGQATFTPGTLANEKSQVEVDFYIIPTKKLKLTAMSYCTKHGLWESTPVEVEVTE from the coding sequence ATGCCAACAATCAATAGATATGTAGACATCAGCGAAATCGATAGAGAAGCGAAAAAAGATTATATCGATCGACACTCTCCATTTGTCATTTGTGACAGCACTGCGAAAAAAGGTGAAAAGTTTCAAGTAAAGGTACGAGTAGGGAATGAATATTCTCATCCGGATGATTTCGACCACTACATCGCATACGTTCAACTTTGGGATGGAGAAAGACTTCTTGGTCAAGCAACTTTCACACCTGGAACACTTGCAAATGAAAAAAGTCAGGTAGAAGTGGATTTCTACATTATCCCAACAAAAAAACTCAAACTCACTGCGATGAGCTACTGTACAAAACATGGCCTTTGGGAATCAACTCCTGTAGAAGTAGAAGTTACTGAATAA
- a CDS encoding CoB--CoM heterodisulfide reductase iron-sulfur subunit B family protein — translation MSKLRYALYTGCTARESTPELLKSTLAVAKKLDIELVLLDEASCCGASHLQDFDDFLSLVLNARNICYAEKHGLDMVTICNTCQLNTSMTKHRLDSDPELKAKVNEKLEEVGLVYKGTSNVRHFLYALIEDYGLDNLRDKVVKPLSELNIAPFYGCHNIRPSELHHHFNRTKENPYNPTSLEDLIDALEGNSVDYWHKNKCCGFHVDLQAPKTSNVLTGNALADAYDNNADVMVTPCPLCHLNLDVKQKAAVKSIGRELKLPVLHLPQLIGLALGCTPEELGLKHHVTEVPA, via the coding sequence ATGAGTAAACTACGATATGCACTCTATACAGGCTGTACAGCGAGAGAAAGTACACCAGAACTGCTCAAATCAACATTGGCGGTTGCAAAAAAACTCGATATTGAACTGGTTTTATTAGATGAGGCAAGCTGCTGTGGTGCAAGCCATTTACAGGATTTCGACGATTTTTTGAGTCTTGTTCTCAATGCTCGAAATATCTGTTATGCAGAAAAACACGGTCTTGACATGGTCACCATCTGTAACACGTGTCAACTTAATACTTCAATGACAAAGCATAGACTCGACTCTGATCCTGAACTCAAAGCGAAAGTAAACGAAAAGCTTGAAGAAGTGGGCCTTGTTTATAAAGGGACTAGCAATGTACGACATTTTCTCTATGCCCTCATAGAAGATTACGGTCTCGATAACTTGAGAGACAAAGTGGTAAAACCATTGAGCGAACTTAACATTGCGCCATTTTACGGATGCCACAACATACGACCAAGTGAACTGCACCACCATTTCAACAGAACCAAAGAAAACCCGTACAACCCCACTTCACTAGAAGATCTCATCGACGCACTTGAAGGAAACTCCGTAGATTACTGGCACAAAAACAAGTGCTGCGGTTTCCATGTTGACTTGCAAGCGCCCAAAACATCCAATGTCCTGACAGGCAATGCCCTAGCAGATGCGTATGATAACAATGCTGATGTAATGGTCACACCTTGTCCGCTTTGCCATCTCAACTTGGATGTAAAGCAAAAAGCGGCTGTAAAGTCTATAGGAAGAGAACTCAAACTTCCAGTGCTTCACCTTCCTCAACTTATAGGACTCGCTCTTGGATGCACGCCAGAAGAGCTGGGCCTCAAACACCATGTTACAGAAGTTCCAGCCTAA
- a CDS encoding succinate dehydrogenase/fumarate reductase iron-sulfur subunit encodes MKVTFKVFRFNAETDYLPHYDTIEMDVKEDEVVLDILNRIKWEHDGSFSYRRSCRHGICGSCAVKVNGRSTLACKERMVDMIELFGNELTIEPVSKKRAVKDMVVDKADFWKKYETVKPWLEAEIDEHPAMENIIPPKEAEKLEEADYCIQCGCCYYACPVVEVNEDYLGPAAFEKAYRFTADVRDNAKKERLEIVDILGQGVWDCVKCYECAEACPKEIDPIGKITKLHNQIFEEGVAKSNVATRHAVGFKRSIKKHGILDEGDLVLYSEGFGVVKHMHEAFEMFKKGKIVLPWNMPKSKNLDEIQKLIKSSSTVKF; translated from the coding sequence ATGAAAGTGACATTTAAAGTATTTCGATTCAATGCCGAAACTGACTATCTGCCTCATTATGACACCATTGAGATGGATGTAAAAGAGGATGAAGTCGTTTTAGATATCCTCAATAGAATCAAATGGGAACATGACGGAAGTTTCAGTTACCGCAGAAGCTGTCGACATGGTATCTGTGGAAGCTGTGCTGTGAAAGTGAATGGCAGAAGCACCCTCGCCTGTAAAGAGCGAATGGTCGATATGATCGAGCTTTTCGGAAATGAACTGACCATTGAGCCGGTAAGCAAAAAACGAGCCGTCAAAGATATGGTCGTCGACAAAGCCGACTTTTGGAAAAAGTATGAAACCGTCAAGCCTTGGCTCGAAGCGGAAATCGACGAGCATCCGGCTATGGAGAACATCATTCCGCCAAAAGAAGCGGAAAAGCTAGAAGAAGCGGATTACTGTATCCAGTGCGGATGCTGCTACTACGCTTGTCCTGTCGTTGAAGTGAATGAAGATTACCTTGGGCCGGCTGCCTTTGAAAAGGCGTATCGATTTACTGCTGATGTACGTGACAATGCAAAAAAAGAGAGACTCGAAATCGTCGATATCCTTGGACAAGGAGTCTGGGACTGTGTGAAATGCTATGAGTGTGCCGAGGCGTGTCCAAAAGAGATCGATCCAATCGGAAAAATCACGAAACTCCATAATCAGATTTTTGAAGAGGGTGTGGCAAAAAGCAATGTTGCTACAAGACATGCAGTCGGATTTAAACGATCCATTAAAAAACACGGTATTTTGGATGAAGGAGACCTCGTACTTTACAGTGAAGGCTTTGGCGTAGTCAAACATATGCATGAAGCATTTGAGATGTTCAAAAAAGGAAAGATCGTTCTTCCTTGGAATATGCCAAAATCGAAAAACCTTGATGAAATCCAGAAACTCATCAAAAGTTCCTCAACGGTAAAATTTTAA